A window from Scheffersomyces stipitis CBS 6054 chromosome 7, complete sequence encodes these proteins:
- a CDS encoding predicted protein: MFIQDITSQSSSSHKVSEGSFSSKRKLDEENSNESSTGVVFYSAGNKTSEEPQVKRPKYLAEHKHRHDFFARLTVNVDEFIASHDVWTAFLQDVHSHRLQSTTPAKKSRRVTFADSPVYVDRPFKKLGSTCEFNYNELEIETYSGVFFDEIPPVAPLRTPGRLEGYDKVGVVFRKLSKIEIGKAVQHSRPQFLFDMLGIEQPFTYVQNPLFGSFRSEPQYYRLDSDGEENGMCPYCYDIVFLPKEEYTKHICDCHGIDRNGNPITVPSYMGRYKSHDREHAKLYEERVPCLHCKELIEVNRLTRLFPLENYYIHCREKHWK; the protein is encoded by the coding sequence ATGTTCATCCAAGACATCACTAGccaatcttcaagttcacaCAAAGTGTCCGAGGGCTCTTTTTCCAGCAAGCGCAAGCTAGACGAAGAAAACTCTAACGAAAGCTCGACGGGAGTCGTCTTTTACAGTGCTGGAAACAAAACTTCTGAAGAACCTCAAGTAAAGCGGCCCAAGTATTTGGCAGAACACAAGCATCGCCATGACTTTTTTGCAAGATTAACTGTCAATGTCGATGAGTTCATAGCATCTCATGATGTTTGGACTGCTTTCTTACAGGATGTACATTCTCACCGTCTACAGTCAACTACACCTGCAAAGAAATCCAGGAGAGTTACATTCGCTGACTCGCCGGTTTACGTTGACAGACccttcaagaagttagGCTCTACGTGTGAATTCAATTACAACGAATTAGAGATAGAGACTTATAGTGGAGTCTTCTTTGATGAGATTCCACCAGTGGCACCTCTTCGGACTCCTGGTagacttgaaggatatGATAAAGTTGGAGTTGTGTTCAGAAAGcttctgaaaattgaaattgggAAAGCTGTTCAACACAGCCGTCCTCAGTTCTTGTTTGACATGCTAGGTATCGAGCAACCCTTCACATATGTGCAAAACCCATTATTCGGAAGCTTTCGTTCGGAACCTCAATACTATCGTCTTGATTCAGACGGCGAGGAAAATGGGATGTGCCCTTACTGCTATGACATTGTGTTTCtaccaaaagaagaatacacGAAGCACATATGTGATTGTCATGGAATTGACCGTAACGGAAATCCCATTACAGTCCCGTCATATATGGGCAGATACAAAAGTCATGACAGAGAACATGCGAAGCTTTACGAAGAGAGAGttccttgtcttcattgCAAAGAGCTAATTGAAGTCAATAGATTAACTCGTTTGTTTCCACTCGAGAATTACTACATTCACTGTCGTGAAAAGCATTGGAAATAG
- a CDS encoding predicted protein, protein SSLKLLLGATTSIMLISGFSRPLLNDTINARLPATDLSLSLQTPTYHKSRFGGKLNYEELTIGSVTGLFVGIIAGKLSSVFIFLSLATYFLVEFLESRNIINIPWNYIVTVGKEKINIKELVLEKPSFKISFVLSFLIAAYNI, encoded by the coding sequence TCgtcgttgaagttgttgctTGGAGCAACCACTTCCATTATGTTGATCTCTGGATTCTCCAGACCATTACTTAACGACACCATCAACGCTCGTTTACCAGCCACGGACTTGAGCTTGTCGTTGCAAACTCCCACCTACCACAAGTCACGTTTTGGTGGCAAGCTAAACTATGAGGAATTGACCATTGGCTCGGTCACGGGGTTGTTTGTAGGAATCATTGCTGGCAAGTTGAGTTCCgtgttcatcttcttgtcgtTAGCTACATACTTCCTTGTGGAGTTCTTGGAGTCAAGAAACATCATCAATATCCCCTGGAACTATATTGTCACCGTAGGcaaggaaaagatcaaCATCAAGGAGTTGGTTTTAGAGAAGCCCAGCTTCAAGATCTCCTTTGTGTTGTCGTTCCTCATTGCCGCATACAACATTTAA